In Arvicola amphibius chromosome 1, mArvAmp1.2, whole genome shotgun sequence, one DNA window encodes the following:
- the C1H11orf68 gene encoding UPF0696 protein C11orf68 homolog isoform X2: MAAAAAAVAGAGRGGGGGADPGQERSRARSWVGAERSEGRSSLTTGWNQTRSWKRRTLQVAERMASLLSTWLQRPWQQTWIPGWYLIPVLHLPQSWMPGWPSTHHLKSLAMGTQVHPTLNLWAGLQPMGRVTPPTQGMSKGCRQPGRLCRPVGGPSHQVPCASWPSPTACSLASG; this comes from the exons AtggctgcggcggcggcggccgtgGCAGGGGCGGGGCGCGGCGGGGGTGGCGGCGCAGACCCCGGGCAGGAACGGAGCCGGGCCCGAAGTTGGGTTGGCGCGGAACGGAGCGAAGGCCGGA GTTCCCTCACAACAGGATGGAACCAAACGAGGAGCTGGAAGAGGAGGACTCTCCAGGTGGCCGAGAGGATGGCTTCACTGCTGAGCACCtggctgcagaggccatggcagcAGACATGGATCCCTGGCTGGTATTTGATTCCCGTACTACACCTGCCTCAGAGCTGGATGCCTGGTTGGCCAAGTACCCACCATCTCAAGTCACTCGCTATGGGGACCCAGGTTCACCCAACTCTGAACCTGTGGGCTGGATTGCAGCCTATGGGCAGGGTTACACCCCCAACTCAGGGGATGTCCAAGGGCTGCAGGCAGCCTGGGAGGCTCTGCAGGCCAGTGGGCGGCCCATCACACCAGGTACCCTGCGCCAGCTGGCCATCACCCACCGCGTGCTCTCTGGCAAGTGGCTGA
- the Fosl1 gene encoding fos-related antigen 1 isoform X4, which produces MYRDFGEPGPSSGAGSAYGRPAQAPQAQAQAAQQQTDKLEDEKSGLQREIEELQKQKERLELVLEAHRPICKIPEGDKDTGGTSGTSGTSGTSSPPAPCRPVPCISLSPGPVLEPEALHTPTLMTTPSLTPFTPSLVFTYPSTPEPCSSAHRKSSSSSGDPSSDPLGSPTLLAL; this is translated from the exons ATGTACCGAGACTTCGGAGAACCGGGACCGAGCTCCGGGGCTGGCAGCGCGTACGGTCGTCCCGCGCAGGCCCCACAAGCTCAGGCGCAGGCCGCCCAGCAGCAG ACCGACAAACTGGAGGATGAGAAATCGGGCCTGCAGCGGGAAATTGAAGagctgcagaagcagaaggagcgTCTTGAGCTGGTGCTGGAAGCCCATCGCCCCATCTGCAAAATCCCCGAAGGAGATAAGGACACAGGTGGTACCAGCGGCACCAGCGGCACCAGCGGCACCAGCAGCCCACCAGCCCCCTGCCGCCCCGTACCTTGTATTTCCCTTTCTCCGGGGCCTGTACTTGAACCCGAAGCACTTCATACCCCCACGCTCATGACCACACCCTCTCTGACTCCCTTTACTCCCAGCCTGGTTTTCACCTACCCTAGCACACCAGAACCTTGCTCCTCAGCTCATCGAAAAAGTAGCAGCAGCAGCGGTGACCCCTCCTCTGATCCCCTGGGTTCTCCCACACTCCTGGCTTTGTGA
- the Drap1 gene encoding dr1-associated corepressor isoform X1, whose protein sequence is MPSKKKKYNARFPPARIKKIMQTDEEIGKVAAAVPVIISRALELFLESLLKKACQVTQSRNAKTMTTSHLKQCIELEQQFDFLKDLVASVPDMQGDGEDNHMDGDKGPRRWTVPSRRGRKPGSSGRKNGGTGSKGKDKKLSGTDSEQEDESEDTDTDGEEEAPQPPPQTSHPPAHFQSPPTPFMPFASPLPLPPAPPGPSAPDAEDEEDYDS, encoded by the exons ATGCCGAGCAAGAAGAAGAAGTACAACGCGCGTTTTCCGCCG GCGCGGATCAAGAAGATCATGCAGACGGACGAAGAGATTGGGAAGGTGGCGGCAGCTGTGCCTGTCATCATCT CCCGGGCGCTCGAGCTCTTCCTGGAGTCCCTATTGAAGAAGGCTTGCCAGGTGACCCAGTCTCGAAATGCCAAAACCATGACCACGTCCCACCT GAAACAGTGCATTGAGCTGGAGCAGCAGTTTGACTTCTTGAAAGACTTGGTGGCATCCGTGCCCGACATGCAGGGGGATGGGGAAGACAACCACATGGATGGGGACAAGGGTCCTCGAAG ATGGACTGTACCTTCCCGAAGGGGCCGGAAACCAGGCAGCAGTGGCAGGAAGAACGGAGGCACTGGAAGCAAAGGCAAAGACAAGAAGCTGTCTGGGACAGACTCGGAACAGGAG GATGAGTCTGAGGACACAGACACTGATGGAGAAGAAGAGGCACCACAGCCTCCTCCCCAAACCAGTCACCCCCCTGCCCACTTTCAGAG CCCTCCAACCCCCTTCATGCCCTTCGCCTCTCCTCTGCCTTTGCCCCCAGCGCCTCCTGGCCCCTCAGCACCTGATGCAGAGGATGAAGAGGACTATGACTCCTAG
- the Fosl1 gene encoding fos-related antigen 1 isoform X3, with the protein MYRDFGEPGPSSGAGSAYGRPAQAPQAQAQAAQQQISPEEEERRRVRRERNKLAAAKCRNRRKELTDFLQAETDKLEDEKSGLQREIEELQKQKERLELVLEAHRPICKIPEGDKDTGGTSGTSGTSGTSSPPAPCRPVPCISLSPGPVLEPEALHTPTLMTTPSLTPFTPSLVFTYPSTPEPCSSAHRKSSSSSGDPSSDPLGSPTLLAL; encoded by the exons ATGTACCGAGACTTCGGAGAACCGGGACCGAGCTCCGGGGCTGGCAGCGCGTACGGTCGTCCCGCGCAGGCCCCACAAGCTCAGGCGCAGGCCGCCCAGCAGCAG ATCAGCCCCGAGGAGGAAGAACGCCGCAGAGTGAGGCGTGAACGCAACAAATTAGCAGCGGCTAAGTGCAGAAACCGGAGAAAGGAACTGACAGACTTCCTACAGGCG GAGACCGACAAACTGGAGGATGAGAAATCGGGCCTGCAGCGGGAAATTGAAGagctgcagaagcagaaggagcgTCTTGAGCTGGTGCTGGAAGCCCATCGCCCCATCTGCAAAATCCCCGAAGGAGATAAGGACACAGGTGGTACCAGCGGCACCAGCGGCACCAGCGGCACCAGCAGCCCACCAGCCCCCTGCCGCCCCGTACCTTGTATTTCCCTTTCTCCGGGGCCTGTACTTGAACCCGAAGCACTTCATACCCCCACGCTCATGACCACACCCTCTCTGACTCCCTTTACTCCCAGCCTGGTTTTCACCTACCCTAGCACACCAGAACCTTGCTCCTCAGCTCATCGAAAAAGTAGCAGCAGCAGCGGTGACCCCTCCTCTGATCCCCTGGGTTCTCCCACACTCCTGGCTTTGTGA
- the C1H11orf68 gene encoding UPF0696 protein C11orf68 homolog isoform X1, translating to MAAAAAAVAGAGRGGGGGADPGQERSRARSWVGAERSEGRRMEPNEELEEEDSPGGREDGFTAEHLAAEAMAADMDPWLVFDSRTTPASELDAWLAKYPPSQVTRYGDPGSPNSEPVGWIAAYGQGYTPNSGDVQGLQAAWEALQASGRPITPGTLRQLAITHRVLSGKWLIHLAPGFKLDHAWAGIARAVVEGRLQVAKVSPRAKEGGRQVICVYTDDFTDRLGVLEADSAIRAAGVKCLLTYKPDVYTYLGIYRANRWHLCPTLYESRFQLGGNARGSRVLDRANNVELT from the exons AtggctgcggcggcggcggccgtgGCAGGGGCGGGGCGCGGCGGGGGTGGCGGCGCAGACCCCGGGCAGGAACGGAGCCGGGCCCGAAGTTGGGTTGGCGCGGAACGGAGCGAAGGCCGGAG GATGGAACCAAACGAGGAGCTGGAAGAGGAGGACTCTCCAGGTGGCCGAGAGGATGGCTTCACTGCTGAGCACCtggctgcagaggccatggcagcAGACATGGATCCCTGGCTGGTATTTGATTCCCGTACTACACCTGCCTCAGAGCTGGATGCCTGGTTGGCCAAGTACCCACCATCTCAAGTCACTCGCTATGGGGACCCAGGTTCACCCAACTCTGAACCTGTGGGCTGGATTGCAGCCTATGGGCAGGGTTACACCCCCAACTCAGGGGATGTCCAAGGGCTGCAGGCAGCCTGGGAGGCTCTGCAGGCCAGTGGGCGGCCCATCACACCAGGTACCCTGCGCCAGCTGGCCATCACCCACCGCGTGCTCTCTGGCAAGTGGCTGATTCACCTGGCTCCTGGCTTCAAGCTGGACCATGCCTGGGCTGGCATTGCCAGGGCTGTAGTTGAGGGCCGTCTTCAGGTGGCCAAGGTGAGCCCACGGGCCAAGGAGGGTGGGCGCCAGGTCATCTGTGTTTACACGGACGACTTCACGGACCGCTTGGGTGTGCTGGAGGCAGATTCTGCCATCCGTGCTGCAGGCGTTAAGTGCTTGCTCACTTACAAACCTGATGTCTACACCTACCTGGGCATCTACCGAGCCAACCGCTGGCACCTCTGCCCCACTCTCTATGAGAGCCGTTTCCAGCTTGGAGGCAATGCTCGGGGCTCTCGAGTGCTGGACCGTGCCAACAATGTAGAACTGACCTAA
- the Drap1 gene encoding dr1-associated corepressor isoform X2 encodes MPSKKKKYNARFPPARIKKIMQTDEEIGKVAAAVPVIISRALELFLESLLKKACQVTQSRNAKTMTTSHLKQCIELEQQFDFLKDLVASVPDMQGDGEDNHMDGDKGPRRGRKPGSSGRKNGGTGSKGKDKKLSGTDSEQEDESEDTDTDGEEEAPQPPPQTSHPPAHFQSPPTPFMPFASPLPLPPAPPGPSAPDAEDEEDYDS; translated from the exons ATGCCGAGCAAGAAGAAGAAGTACAACGCGCGTTTTCCGCCG GCGCGGATCAAGAAGATCATGCAGACGGACGAAGAGATTGGGAAGGTGGCGGCAGCTGTGCCTGTCATCATCT CCCGGGCGCTCGAGCTCTTCCTGGAGTCCCTATTGAAGAAGGCTTGCCAGGTGACCCAGTCTCGAAATGCCAAAACCATGACCACGTCCCACCT GAAACAGTGCATTGAGCTGGAGCAGCAGTTTGACTTCTTGAAAGACTTGGTGGCATCCGTGCCCGACATGCAGGGGGATGGGGAAGACAACCACATGGATGGGGACAAGGGTCCTCGAAG GGGCCGGAAACCAGGCAGCAGTGGCAGGAAGAACGGAGGCACTGGAAGCAAAGGCAAAGACAAGAAGCTGTCTGGGACAGACTCGGAACAGGAG GATGAGTCTGAGGACACAGACACTGATGGAGAAGAAGAGGCACCACAGCCTCCTCCCCAAACCAGTCACCCCCCTGCCCACTTTCAGAG CCCTCCAACCCCCTTCATGCCCTTCGCCTCTCCTCTGCCTTTGCCCCCAGCGCCTCCTGGCCCCTCAGCACCTGATGCAGAGGATGAAGAGGACTATGACTCCTAG
- the Fosl1 gene encoding fos-related antigen 1 isoform X1, protein MYRDFGEPGPSSGAGSAYGRPAQAPQAQAQAAQQQKFHLVPSINAVSGSQELQWMVQPHFLGPGGYPRPLTYPQYSPPQPRPGVIRALGPPPGVRRRPCEQISPEEEERRRVRRERNKLAAAKCRNRRKELTDFLQAETDKLEDEKSGLQREIEELQKQKERLELVLEAHRPICKIPEGDKDTGGTSGTSGTSGTSSPPAPCRPVPCISLSPGPVLEPEALHTPTLMTTPSLTPFTPSLVFTYPSTPEPCSSAHRKSSSSSGDPSSDPLGSPTLLAL, encoded by the exons ATGTACCGAGACTTCGGAGAACCGGGACCGAGCTCCGGGGCTGGCAGCGCGTACGGTCGTCCCGCGCAGGCCCCACAAGCTCAGGCGCAGGCCGCCCAGCAGCAG AAATTCCACCTTGTGCCAAGCATCAATGCTGTCAGTGGCAGCCAGGAACTGCAGTGGATGGTGCAGCCTCATTTCCTGGGGCCTGGTGGCTATCCCCGACCTCTGACCTATCCCCAGTACAGCCCCCCTCAGCCCCGGCCAGGAGTCATACGAGCCCTAGGGCCACCTCCAGGGGTGCGTCGCAGACCCTGCGAGCAG ATCAGCCCCGAGGAGGAAGAACGCCGCAGAGTGAGGCGTGAACGCAACAAATTAGCAGCGGCTAAGTGCAGAAACCGGAGAAAGGAACTGACAGACTTCCTACAGGCG GAGACCGACAAACTGGAGGATGAGAAATCGGGCCTGCAGCGGGAAATTGAAGagctgcagaagcagaaggagcgTCTTGAGCTGGTGCTGGAAGCCCATCGCCCCATCTGCAAAATCCCCGAAGGAGATAAGGACACAGGTGGTACCAGCGGCACCAGCGGCACCAGCGGCACCAGCAGCCCACCAGCCCCCTGCCGCCCCGTACCTTGTATTTCCCTTTCTCCGGGGCCTGTACTTGAACCCGAAGCACTTCATACCCCCACGCTCATGACCACACCCTCTCTGACTCCCTTTACTCCCAGCCTGGTTTTCACCTACCCTAGCACACCAGAACCTTGCTCCTCAGCTCATCGAAAAAGTAGCAGCAGCAGCGGTGACCCCTCCTCTGATCCCCTGGGTTCTCCCACACTCCTGGCTTTGTGA
- the Fosl1 gene encoding fos-related antigen 1 isoform X2 yields the protein MYRDFGEPGPSSGAGSAYGRPAQAPQAQAQAAQQQKFHLVPSINAVSGSQELQWMVQPHFLGPGGYPRPLTYPQYSPPQPRPGVIRALGPPPGVRRRPCEQETDKLEDEKSGLQREIEELQKQKERLELVLEAHRPICKIPEGDKDTGGTSGTSGTSGTSSPPAPCRPVPCISLSPGPVLEPEALHTPTLMTTPSLTPFTPSLVFTYPSTPEPCSSAHRKSSSSSGDPSSDPLGSPTLLAL from the exons ATGTACCGAGACTTCGGAGAACCGGGACCGAGCTCCGGGGCTGGCAGCGCGTACGGTCGTCCCGCGCAGGCCCCACAAGCTCAGGCGCAGGCCGCCCAGCAGCAG AAATTCCACCTTGTGCCAAGCATCAATGCTGTCAGTGGCAGCCAGGAACTGCAGTGGATGGTGCAGCCTCATTTCCTGGGGCCTGGTGGCTATCCCCGACCTCTGACCTATCCCCAGTACAGCCCCCCTCAGCCCCGGCCAGGAGTCATACGAGCCCTAGGGCCACCTCCAGGGGTGCGTCGCAGACCCTGCGAGCAG GAGACCGACAAACTGGAGGATGAGAAATCGGGCCTGCAGCGGGAAATTGAAGagctgcagaagcagaaggagcgTCTTGAGCTGGTGCTGGAAGCCCATCGCCCCATCTGCAAAATCCCCGAAGGAGATAAGGACACAGGTGGTACCAGCGGCACCAGCGGCACCAGCGGCACCAGCAGCCCACCAGCCCCCTGCCGCCCCGTACCTTGTATTTCCCTTTCTCCGGGGCCTGTACTTGAACCCGAAGCACTTCATACCCCCACGCTCATGACCACACCCTCTCTGACTCCCTTTACTCCCAGCCTGGTTTTCACCTACCCTAGCACACCAGAACCTTGCTCCTCAGCTCATCGAAAAAGTAGCAGCAGCAGCGGTGACCCCTCCTCTGATCCCCTGGGTTCTCCCACACTCCTGGCTTTGTGA
- the Fosl1 gene encoding fos-related antigen 1 isoform X5, whose translation MYRDFGEPGPSSGAGSAYGRPAQAPQAQAQAAQQQKFHLVPSINAVSGSQELQWMVQPHFLGPGGYPRPLTYPQYSPPQPRPGVIRALGPPPGVRRRPCEQPRGGRTPQSEA comes from the exons ATGTACCGAGACTTCGGAGAACCGGGACCGAGCTCCGGGGCTGGCAGCGCGTACGGTCGTCCCGCGCAGGCCCCACAAGCTCAGGCGCAGGCCGCCCAGCAGCAG AAATTCCACCTTGTGCCAAGCATCAATGCTGTCAGTGGCAGCCAGGAACTGCAGTGGATGGTGCAGCCTCATTTCCTGGGGCCTGGTGGCTATCCCCGACCTCTGACCTATCCCCAGTACAGCCCCCCTCAGCCCCGGCCAGGAGTCATACGAGCCCTAGGGCCACCTCCAGGGGTGCGTCGCAGACCCTGCGAGCAG CCCCGAGGAGGAAGAACGCCGCAGAGTGAGGCGTGA